The Myxococcus guangdongensis genome has a window encoding:
- a CDS encoding lysophospholipid acyltransferase family protein, with the protein MRRAGGLPLATWLGVFKLLQRYHRYEVVNLAPLLAPGAKLIVGYHGRPLAVDLCMLTVTLHEHLGYLPHGVAHGAFDRIPGMRAVADGLGFVTGDDARLAQAVARGEHVLLQPGGTREGCRSFRHRYRVSWGERLGYLRLAVRYRLPIVPVGGSGMDDAFLGLNDGYALGRRVGMPARLPLWLGVGATGVWPLSLPFPVKMTQWVGEPLTRHLAPGFDADDRASMLAVHGEVAGAVQALLDRARGRSPARMAGKAAV; encoded by the coding sequence ATGAGACGCGCCGGGGGTCTGCCCCTCGCCACGTGGCTGGGCGTCTTCAAGCTCCTCCAGCGCTACCACCGCTACGAGGTGGTGAACCTGGCGCCGCTGCTTGCGCCCGGCGCGAAGCTCATCGTCGGCTACCACGGGCGGCCCCTGGCGGTGGACCTGTGCATGCTGACGGTGACGCTGCACGAGCACCTGGGCTACCTGCCGCACGGCGTGGCCCACGGCGCGTTCGACCGCATCCCCGGCATGCGCGCGGTGGCGGACGGGCTGGGCTTCGTCACCGGCGACGACGCGCGGCTGGCCCAGGCGGTGGCGCGGGGGGAGCATGTCCTCCTGCAACCGGGTGGCACACGCGAGGGGTGCCGCAGCTTCCGCCACCGCTACCGGGTGAGCTGGGGCGAGCGGCTGGGCTATCTGCGGTTGGCGGTGCGCTACCGGCTGCCGATTGTACCCGTGGGCGGCAGTGGCATGGATGACGCGTTCCTGGGGCTCAACGACGGCTATGCGCTGGGGCGGCGCGTGGGGATGCCGGCGCGGCTGCCCTTGTGGCTGGGGGTGGGGGCGACGGGGGTGTGGCCCTTGTCGCTGCCCTTCCCCGTGAAGATGACGCAGTGGGTGGGCGAGCCGCTCACGCGTCACCTGGCGCCGGGCTTCGACGCGGACGACCGCGCGTCGATGTTGGCGGTGCATGGGGAAGTGGCGGGCGCCGTGCAGGCGCTGTTGGACCGGGCACGCGGCCGGAGCCCCGCGCGGATGGCAGGGAAGGCAGCGGTGTGA
- a CDS encoding 3-oxoacyl-ACP synthase III family protein — MIPVRILGTASLRPGPAVTTAELCARVGRDADEVTRKTGIHTRHFAPPGTKAADVAAQALRGALDAAGLEARALKRIFCVSSMGGDVTTPATANRVAAALGLAGSCDAMDLSNACMGFLSAFDLAARSVATGLGPVGIVSVELLSRTTTPEDPRPYLVLGDAAAAAVLGTGRPDEGVLGVALGNDGSLPTDVVLENPHATGRLERMRFLTPSKEMTRVALDALVRATRDVLDEAKVALRDVEWVLTHQPNGRMLDAVLDAMGVDARRSVRVVDTLGSVGSASLPTCLDVLWRTRRVRPGERVLLVGVGAGVAHGAVLYQVGG; from the coding sequence ATGATTCCCGTGAGAATCCTGGGCACGGCGAGCCTGAGGCCGGGCCCGGCCGTGACGACGGCGGAGTTGTGCGCGCGCGTGGGGCGGGATGCGGACGAGGTGACGCGCAAGACGGGCATCCACACACGCCACTTCGCGCCGCCGGGCACGAAGGCCGCGGACGTGGCGGCGCAAGCGCTGCGCGGCGCGCTGGACGCGGCGGGGCTGGAGGCGCGCGCGCTCAAGCGCATCTTCTGCGTCAGCTCCATGGGCGGCGACGTCACCACGCCGGCCACGGCGAACCGGGTGGCCGCGGCGCTGGGGCTGGCGGGCAGCTGCGACGCCATGGACCTGAGCAACGCGTGCATGGGCTTCCTGAGCGCGTTCGACCTGGCGGCGCGCTCGGTGGCGACGGGGCTGGGGCCGGTGGGCATCGTCTCGGTGGAGCTGCTGTCGCGCACCACGACGCCGGAGGACCCACGGCCCTACCTGGTGCTGGGGGACGCGGCGGCGGCGGCGGTGCTGGGGACGGGGCGCCCGGACGAGGGCGTGCTGGGCGTGGCGCTGGGCAACGACGGCTCGCTGCCCACGGACGTGGTGCTGGAGAACCCGCACGCCACGGGCCGGCTGGAGCGGATGCGGTTCCTCACGCCCAGCAAGGAGATGACGCGGGTGGCGCTGGACGCGCTCGTGCGCGCGACCCGCGACGTGCTCGACGAAGCGAAGGTGGCCCTGCGCGACGTCGAGTGGGTGCTGACACACCAGCCCAACGGGCGGATGTTGGACGCGGTGCTGGACGCGATGGGCGTGGACGCCCGGCGCAGCGTGCGCGTGGTGGACACGCTGGGCAGCGTGGGCTCGGCGTCCCTGCCCACGTGTCTGGACGTGCTGTGGCGCACGAGGCGGGTGAGGCCCGGGGAGCGCGTGCTGCTGGTGGGCGTGGGCGCGGGCGTGGCGCACGGCGCGGTGCTGTACCAGGTGGGGGGATGA
- a CDS encoding patatin-like phospholipase family protein, translating to MPLDVQRRRLYALKRAPALRHTSNTLLLQLLDLAWDVAWAPDTVLCEEGQEAHGFFLLLEGELEAHRDGELLLTLGPGTPLGFEALMGGHYSVTARAATACKGLFFPRDAVWALVHARAGLRQDLKRLLAHAEPPRQPDPLPHVEVVTFSSEVTGAPLSRLIEWVAKVITHDFKDRVLLVRTAEPGVCESSPVKGADGVLRVTVPAPQRGAPGRLGLERLRELAREGDLHYVFLDGCQVTEGAPLVDKHVALVPRHEPTREFRAAKGRVLPTVLIDPSRPSRSAALEGRPQDRPGAGTHVLQPCRLRLDVGRLEGLEVDARPLEELRLGCAERDALSRWARAITHRRVGLALSGGGVWGFYHVHILRWLVEHRVPVDFISSSSMGSLVGAYFCGTALDGHSGLSGLRRLEEQAMSRRLSLAAMAAVVTTYSLEHLVAGDLGDVGLEELPIHFLPVATDLTRGECMALERGPVARAVRASGSAPGLWAPTLVPPARYVDGAFTSMVPANVLVSAGADLVFSSNIFPFGVRETAWMPQSRAGRFLAGLNPVSRALDLVASGVLLLHRSGDAESLMADVSYDIQSADTPLRTAMEFTKARDILERAAMDEALAERLTELKAHWEEMRAHCGPNGRHRGGQQAA from the coding sequence ATGCCCCTCGACGTCCAGCGTCGTCGGCTGTATGCGCTCAAGCGCGCTCCCGCGCTGCGCCACACCAGCAACACCCTCCTGCTGCAGCTGCTCGACCTGGCCTGGGATGTCGCCTGGGCTCCGGACACGGTGCTGTGCGAGGAGGGCCAGGAGGCCCACGGCTTCTTCCTGCTGCTGGAGGGAGAGCTGGAGGCGCACCGCGACGGTGAGCTCCTGTTGACGCTCGGCCCCGGCACGCCGCTGGGGTTCGAGGCGCTGATGGGCGGCCACTACTCCGTCACCGCGCGCGCGGCCACCGCCTGCAAGGGCCTGTTCTTCCCGAGGGACGCGGTGTGGGCGCTCGTCCACGCGCGCGCGGGCCTGCGCCAGGACCTCAAGCGCTTGTTGGCACACGCCGAGCCACCCCGGCAGCCCGACCCGCTCCCCCATGTCGAGGTCGTCACCTTCTCCAGCGAGGTGACGGGCGCGCCGCTGTCGCGGCTCATCGAGTGGGTGGCCAAGGTCATCACCCACGACTTCAAGGACCGGGTGCTGCTGGTGCGCACCGCGGAGCCGGGCGTGTGCGAGTCGTCCCCGGTGAAGGGCGCGGACGGCGTGCTGCGCGTCACGGTGCCCGCCCCCCAGCGCGGCGCCCCGGGACGGCTGGGCCTGGAGCGCCTGCGCGAGCTCGCCCGGGAGGGCGACCTGCACTACGTGTTCCTCGACGGGTGCCAGGTGACGGAGGGCGCTCCCCTGGTGGACAAGCACGTGGCCCTGGTGCCGCGCCACGAGCCCACGCGCGAGTTCCGCGCCGCGAAAGGTCGGGTGCTGCCCACCGTGCTCATCGACCCGTCGCGCCCATCCCGGAGCGCCGCGCTGGAGGGGCGGCCCCAGGACAGGCCCGGCGCGGGCACGCACGTGTTGCAGCCGTGTCGGCTGAGGCTGGACGTGGGGCGACTGGAGGGGCTGGAGGTGGACGCCCGGCCGCTCGAGGAGCTGCGGCTGGGCTGCGCGGAGCGGGACGCGCTGTCACGCTGGGCCCGGGCCATCACCCACCGGCGCGTGGGGCTGGCGCTCAGCGGCGGCGGCGTGTGGGGCTTCTACCACGTGCATATCTTGCGCTGGCTGGTGGAGCACCGCGTGCCGGTGGACTTCATCAGCAGCTCGAGCATGGGCTCGTTGGTGGGAGCGTACTTCTGTGGCACGGCGCTGGATGGACACAGTGGCCTGTCGGGCCTGCGACGCCTGGAGGAGCAGGCCATGAGCCGTCGGCTGTCGCTGGCGGCGATGGCGGCCGTCGTCACCACGTACTCGCTGGAGCACCTGGTGGCCGGGGATTTGGGCGACGTGGGGTTGGAGGAGCTGCCCATCCACTTCCTGCCCGTGGCCACGGACCTGACGCGCGGCGAGTGCATGGCGCTGGAGCGGGGACCGGTGGCGCGAGCGGTGCGCGCGAGCGGCTCGGCGCCCGGGCTGTGGGCGCCCACCCTGGTGCCTCCCGCACGCTATGTGGACGGGGCCTTCACCAGCATGGTGCCCGCGAACGTCCTGGTGAGCGCGGGCGCGGACCTCGTCTTCTCCAGCAACATCTTTCCCTTCGGCGTGCGCGAAACGGCGTGGATGCCGCAATCCCGCGCGGGCCGCTTCCTGGCGGGGCTCAATCCTGTCTCGAGGGCGCTGGACCTGGTCGCCAGCGGTGTGTTGCTGTTGCATCGCAGCGGCGACGCGGAGAGCTTGATGGCGGACGTGAGTTACGACATCCAGTCAGCGGACACTCCGCTGAGGACGGCGATGGAGTTCACCAAGGCGCGAGACATCCTGGAGCGTGCCGCCATGGACGAAGCCCTGGCGGAGAGACTCACCGAGCTCAAGGCGCACTGGGAGGAGATGCGCGCGCACTGCGGCCCGAACGGTCGGCACCGCGGAGGCCAGCAGGCGGCATGA
- a CDS encoding efflux RND transporter permease subunit, whose translation MFTDFFIRRPIFASVLSILITLVGAITIPGLPIEQYPDLSLPEVQVTANYIGASAETVESAVTTVLERQLNGVQGMRYISSTSSNTGQSSITVTFDQDRDLDIAAVDVQNRVSTAAPQLPAAVNALGITVNKAQTQLLMAFGLFDEQNRYDTGFLSNYADVYIRDALLRVKGVGDVRIFGERRFAMRLWLDPTELARRKLGASDVVAALSAQNVQVGAGQVGQEPAPPGQNYQFTLRVQSQLATAEQFGAIVVQRGQDGSLVRVRDVGRVELGAENYAQLLRFNGREAVGLGIFQLPGSNALDVRDGVIQELQRLQRSFPPGMEYETAFDTTAAVEASIDEVLVTLGEAVLLVVLVIFIFLHGWRSVLVVATTLPVSLIGTFMFVSAFGFSLNTLTLFGLTLATGLVVDDAIVVIENVERTMEEGFSPREATERGMRQVAGAVVAIALVLSAVFVPVSFFPGTTGAIYRQFALTLAFSISLSALVALTLSPALCARLLRPQEGQKWLFFRKFDQGLDRFRDGYGRLLHKLIGPWKWPVIIVFALCLLGTAWVYRSTPSGFIPDEDQGYLIIAVQGPEGTSLDYTRRVLLQTEDIIRKQPEVTGIFTVGGFSLLGTGANYGTLFINLRPWDERKKQDESVAGLVERLRGPLLGIGGARVLPFQPPAIRGVGSVGGFEFVLEDQQGGRSLSDLASTTQKLVGKANQDSVLRGVFSSFTANTPLLDIQVDREKALSLGVPLDALFATLQVYLGSQYVNDFTFASRVYRVYVQAAMPFRNEPKDIGALYVRSATGNMVPLEALVRINPITSAQNIQHYNLYRAAEINGQAAPGASSGQSLEAMEAAARDVLPEGYAFEWTGLSLEQKEAGGRVLLIFAMGIVFVFLVLSAQYESFALPFVILLGVPVAMLGALAFQNARGLQNDVFCQVGLVMLVGLSSKNAILIVEFAEQLRHEGKSVTESAIESARTRLRPILMTSFAFLMGVVPLVLASGAGAAARKSLGTTVFGGMLLSTFVNLIFIPVLYAVVESARSRLLKRHEHARPPGGGTPPPSEPPRPQPA comes from the coding sequence ATGTTCACCGACTTCTTCATCCGCCGGCCCATCTTCGCCAGCGTGCTGTCCATCCTCATCACGCTCGTCGGGGCCATCACCATCCCCGGCCTGCCGATCGAGCAGTACCCGGACCTGTCGTTGCCCGAGGTCCAGGTGACGGCCAACTACATTGGCGCGTCCGCGGAGACGGTGGAGAGCGCCGTCACCACGGTGCTCGAGCGCCAGCTCAACGGCGTGCAGGGGATGCGCTACATCTCCTCCACCAGCAGCAACACCGGGCAGAGCAGCATCACCGTCACGTTCGACCAGGACCGCGACCTGGACATCGCCGCGGTGGACGTGCAGAACCGCGTCTCCACGGCGGCGCCGCAGCTGCCCGCGGCCGTCAACGCGCTGGGAATCACGGTCAACAAGGCGCAGACGCAGCTGCTCATGGCCTTCGGCCTGTTCGACGAACAGAACCGCTACGACACGGGCTTCCTGAGCAACTACGCGGACGTATACATCCGCGACGCGCTGCTGCGGGTGAAGGGCGTGGGCGACGTGCGCATCTTCGGCGAGCGGCGCTTCGCCATGCGTCTGTGGCTGGACCCGACGGAGCTGGCGCGGCGCAAGCTGGGCGCCTCCGACGTCGTCGCCGCCCTGAGCGCGCAGAACGTGCAGGTGGGCGCCGGACAGGTGGGCCAGGAGCCCGCGCCTCCGGGACAGAACTACCAGTTCACCCTGCGCGTACAGAGTCAGCTCGCCACCGCGGAGCAGTTCGGCGCCATCGTCGTGCAGCGGGGACAGGATGGCTCGCTGGTGCGGGTGCGGGACGTGGGCCGCGTGGAGCTGGGCGCGGAGAACTACGCGCAGCTGCTCCGCTTCAACGGCCGCGAGGCGGTGGGCCTGGGCATCTTCCAGCTGCCGGGCTCCAACGCGCTCGACGTGCGCGACGGCGTCATCCAGGAGCTCCAGCGACTCCAGCGCAGCTTCCCGCCGGGCATGGAGTACGAGACGGCGTTCGACACCACCGCGGCGGTGGAGGCGTCCATCGATGAGGTGCTCGTCACGCTGGGCGAGGCGGTGCTGCTCGTCGTGCTGGTCATCTTCATCTTCCTGCACGGCTGGAGGAGCGTGCTGGTGGTGGCCACCACGCTGCCGGTGTCGCTCATCGGCACGTTCATGTTCGTCAGCGCCTTCGGCTTCTCGCTCAACACGCTCACCCTGTTCGGCCTGACGCTGGCGACAGGCCTCGTCGTGGACGACGCCATCGTCGTCATCGAGAACGTGGAGCGGACGATGGAGGAGGGCTTCAGCCCGCGCGAGGCCACCGAGCGGGGCATGCGCCAGGTGGCCGGCGCCGTGGTGGCCATCGCCCTGGTGCTCTCCGCGGTGTTCGTCCCGGTGTCGTTCTTCCCCGGCACCACCGGCGCCATCTACCGCCAGTTCGCGCTCACCCTCGCCTTCTCCATCAGCCTCTCCGCCCTGGTGGCGCTCACGTTGTCGCCCGCGCTGTGCGCCCGGCTGCTGCGTCCGCAGGAGGGCCAGAAGTGGCTGTTCTTCCGCAAGTTCGACCAGGGCCTGGACCGCTTCCGCGACGGCTACGGGCGGCTGCTCCACAAGCTCATCGGTCCGTGGAAGTGGCCGGTCATCATCGTCTTCGCCCTGTGCCTGCTGGGCACCGCGTGGGTGTACCGCTCCACGCCCTCGGGCTTCATCCCGGACGAGGACCAGGGCTACCTCATCATCGCGGTGCAGGGTCCGGAGGGCACCTCGCTGGACTACACACGCCGGGTGCTGCTGCAGACGGAGGACATCATCCGCAAGCAGCCGGAGGTGACGGGCATCTTCACCGTCGGCGGCTTCTCGCTCCTGGGCACCGGCGCCAACTACGGCACCCTCTTCATCAACCTGCGCCCGTGGGACGAACGCAAGAAGCAAGACGAGAGCGTGGCGGGGCTCGTGGAGCGTCTGCGCGGGCCCCTGCTCGGCATCGGCGGGGCGCGCGTGCTGCCCTTCCAGCCGCCCGCCATCCGCGGCGTGGGCAGCGTGGGCGGCTTCGAGTTCGTGCTCGAGGACCAGCAGGGGGGCCGCTCGCTGTCGGACCTGGCGAGCACCACGCAGAAGCTGGTGGGCAAGGCCAACCAGGACTCCGTCCTGCGCGGCGTGTTCTCCTCCTTCACCGCCAACACGCCGCTGCTCGACATCCAGGTGGACCGCGAGAAGGCGCTGTCCCTGGGCGTGCCGCTGGACGCGTTGTTCGCCACGTTGCAGGTGTACCTGGGCAGCCAGTACGTCAACGACTTCACCTTCGCCAGTCGCGTGTACCGGGTGTACGTGCAGGCGGCCATGCCCTTCCGCAACGAGCCCAAGGACATCGGCGCGCTGTACGTCCGTTCGGCCACCGGCAACATGGTGCCGCTGGAGGCGCTGGTGCGCATCAACCCCATCACCAGCGCGCAGAACATCCAGCACTACAACCTGTACCGCGCCGCCGAAATCAACGGGCAGGCGGCGCCGGGCGCCAGCAGCGGTCAGTCGCTGGAGGCCATGGAGGCCGCGGCGCGCGACGTGCTGCCGGAGGGCTACGCCTTCGAGTGGACGGGCCTGTCCCTGGAGCAGAAGGAGGCGGGCGGGCGCGTGCTGCTCATCTTCGCGATGGGCATCGTCTTCGTGTTCCTGGTGCTCTCCGCGCAGTACGAGAGCTTCGCCCTGCCCTTCGTCATCCTGCTGGGCGTGCCGGTGGCCATGCTGGGGGCGCTCGCGTTCCAGAACGCGCGCGGCCTGCAGAACGACGTGTTCTGCCAGGTGGGGCTGGTCATGCTCGTGGGCCTCTCCAGCAAGAACGCCATCCTCATCGTCGAGTTCGCCGAGCAGCTGCGCCACGAGGGCAAGAGCGTGACGGAGTCCGCCATCGAGTCGGCGCGCACGCGCCTGCGCCCCATCCTGATGACGTCCTTCGCGTTCCTCATGGGCGTGGTGCCGCTGGTGCTCGCGTCCGGCGCGGGCGCGGCGGCGCGCAAGTCGCTGGGCACCACCGTGTTCGGCGGCATGTTGCTGTCCACGTTCGTCAACCTCATCTTCATCCCCGTGCTGTACGCGGTGGTGGAGTCCGCGCGCTCGCGGCTGCTCAAGCGGCACGAGCACGCACGGCCTCCGGGCGGAGGCACACCGCCGCCCTCCGAGCCGCCTCGACCGCAGCCGGCCTGA
- a CDS encoding efflux RND transporter periplasmic adaptor subunit has protein sequence MRLVRTWGAAGAMLLTLSGCKGSGKEDGPQGGQAAAGMVMPVQVQALSPNEVQDAAEYVGALISRSSISVYPQVAGYVQAIPVRPGTRVQTGEVLLVVDPRREQAGLRATQAQKASALAQREFARRTRERSAQLLKEGLQSRQDYEQAVAQAQQAEASARAIEAQIQSQQVQLGFYEVSAPFAGVVGDIPVKVGDYVTPQSQLTSLDQSKALEVSVQVPVDRARVVQVGRTPVEVLDEKGNVRVSAPVFFVAPTPSAATQLVEVKAAFDNTVGLRAGELVRARLVYQAREALTVPTVAVTQISSQSFVYVVASADGGTVAKRTPLEVGEVTGNDYEVTGGLDGGTQVVVSSLQLLRDGQPIKPMPAKPEGQGVGGASDAGQ, from the coding sequence ATGCGACTGGTGAGGACATGGGGCGCGGCGGGCGCGATGCTCCTGACGCTTTCGGGGTGCAAGGGCTCGGGGAAGGAGGACGGACCGCAGGGCGGACAGGCCGCCGCGGGCATGGTGATGCCCGTGCAGGTCCAGGCGCTCTCCCCCAACGAGGTGCAGGACGCCGCCGAGTACGTGGGCGCGCTCATCTCGCGCAGCAGCATCAGCGTGTATCCCCAGGTCGCCGGCTACGTGCAGGCGATACCCGTGCGGCCCGGCACACGCGTGCAGACGGGTGAGGTGCTGCTCGTCGTCGACCCTCGTCGTGAGCAGGCGGGGCTGCGCGCCACCCAGGCGCAGAAGGCCTCCGCGCTGGCCCAGCGCGAGTTCGCCCGGCGCACCCGGGAGCGCAGCGCGCAGCTCCTCAAGGAAGGGCTGCAGAGCCGCCAGGACTACGAGCAGGCGGTGGCGCAGGCGCAGCAGGCGGAGGCGAGCGCGCGGGCCATCGAGGCGCAGATCCAGTCGCAGCAGGTGCAGCTGGGCTTCTACGAGGTGAGCGCGCCCTTCGCGGGCGTGGTGGGCGACATCCCGGTGAAGGTGGGCGACTACGTCACGCCCCAGTCGCAGCTCACGTCATTGGACCAGAGCAAGGCGCTGGAGGTCTCCGTGCAGGTGCCGGTGGACCGGGCGCGCGTCGTCCAGGTGGGCAGGACGCCGGTGGAGGTGCTGGACGAGAAGGGGAACGTGCGGGTGTCCGCGCCCGTGTTCTTCGTGGCGCCCACGCCCAGCGCGGCGACGCAGCTGGTGGAGGTGAAGGCCGCCTTCGACAACACGGTGGGGCTGCGCGCCGGAGAGCTGGTGCGCGCCCGGCTGGTGTACCAGGCGCGCGAGGCGCTCACCGTGCCCACGGTGGCGGTGACGCAGATCAGCAGCCAGTCCTTCGTGTACGTGGTGGCGTCCGCCGATGGCGGCACCGTGGCGAAGCGCACACCGCTGGAGGTGGGCGAGGTGACGGGCAACGACTACGAGGTGACGGGGGGATTGGACGGGGGCACGCAGGTGGTGGTGAGCAGCCTGCAGCTGTTGAGGGACGGCCAGCCCATCAAGCCCATGCCCGCGAAGCCCGAAGGCCAGGGCGTCGGCGGCGCCTCCGACGCGGGGCAGTGA
- a CDS encoding TolC family protein: protein MNALLLVLLLSHPGSEPGVLPAQARPRPAVRQRTRVPRVLPVQGPAKPPRQTPPQDPSTSRPGPSSDDSPQPPQPEVSDPLLTPVPPAPIQMKSWDEALELVRQRSTDLRTALAQVESAAGQARIALAGLLPTITGTVGVQYNVLDPDATTFIGGGAGGGVGGGIGGGVGGGTGDGSSIRPTQPPVVGFLSASMPLFDLQAIGARRVAREAQRAATLSLAETRRQLSGALARALVQVAAQERLAEVNRVNLRTALERLALAQRRLDLGAGTRLDVVRVQQDAEAARALVVTGDENLRQAREGLGLALGMPQAVGLAKGVSVEDLLRGARKDCRQLEGVDGRSDLAAARSRHTVAERQVSAVKAQYAPSLSLTSTTIALTVEDDVVNVPIWNIGASLLLPFWDGGAREGRLRQSRAEAEVARQQVVELERSVTVEVARARRGVEVTQASRDISSQEQRLAEENDRLTRRSFEVGTGTSLELIQTAAALRQAELALVVREFDLEQARVEAFLAEAACDW from the coding sequence ATGAACGCCCTGTTGCTCGTCCTCCTGCTTTCGCACCCTGGCTCCGAGCCGGGCGTGTTGCCCGCCCAGGCCCGGCCACGCCCCGCCGTGCGACAGCGGACGCGCGTGCCCCGGGTGCTGCCCGTCCAGGGCCCCGCGAAGCCACCACGACAGACCCCGCCCCAGGACCCGAGCACGTCCAGGCCCGGCCCCTCCAGTGACGACTCACCCCAGCCCCCTCAACCCGAGGTGTCGGACCCGCTGCTGACGCCGGTACCGCCCGCGCCCATCCAGATGAAGTCCTGGGACGAGGCGCTGGAGCTGGTGCGGCAGCGCTCCACGGACTTGAGGACGGCGCTGGCCCAGGTGGAGTCCGCCGCGGGACAGGCGCGCATCGCGCTGGCGGGGCTCTTGCCCACCATCACCGGCACCGTGGGCGTGCAGTACAACGTGCTGGACCCGGACGCGACGACGTTCATCGGCGGCGGCGCGGGGGGCGGCGTGGGCGGTGGCATCGGCGGCGGTGTCGGAGGCGGCACTGGCGACGGGAGCAGCATCCGGCCCACACAGCCGCCCGTCGTGGGCTTCCTCTCCGCGTCGATGCCGCTGTTCGACCTGCAGGCCATCGGCGCGCGCCGCGTCGCCCGCGAGGCCCAGCGCGCCGCGACGCTGTCCCTGGCGGAGACCCGGCGCCAGCTCAGCGGAGCACTGGCCCGCGCGCTGGTGCAGGTGGCCGCGCAGGAGCGGCTGGCCGAGGTCAACCGCGTCAACCTGCGCACCGCGCTGGAGCGGCTGGCCCTGGCGCAGCGCCGGTTGGACCTGGGCGCCGGCACGCGGCTGGACGTGGTGCGCGTGCAGCAGGACGCCGAGGCGGCGCGGGCCCTGGTCGTCACCGGGGACGAGAACCTCCGGCAGGCGCGCGAGGGGCTCGGCCTGGCGCTGGGGATGCCCCAGGCGGTGGGGCTGGCCAAGGGCGTGAGCGTGGAGGACCTGCTGCGAGGCGCGCGGAAGGACTGTCGTCAATTGGAGGGCGTGGACGGGCGCTCGGACCTGGCGGCGGCGCGCTCGCGGCACACCGTCGCCGAGCGGCAGGTCAGCGCGGTGAAGGCGCAGTACGCGCCGTCGCTCTCGCTGACGAGCACGACGATTGCGCTCACGGTGGAGGACGACGTGGTGAACGTCCCCATCTGGAACATCGGCGCCAGCCTGCTGCTGCCCTTCTGGGACGGCGGCGCGCGCGAGGGGCGGCTGAGGCAGTCCCGCGCGGAGGCGGAGGTGGCGCGCCAGCAGGTGGTGGAGCTGGAGCGCTCCGTCACGGTGGAGGTGGCGCGGGCGCGGCGCGGCGTGGAGGTCACCCAGGCGTCGCGGGACATCTCGTCGCAGGAGCAGCGGCTCGCCGAGGAGAACGACCGGCTCACCCGGCGCAGCTTCGAGGTGGGCACCGGCACCAGCCTGGAGCTCATCCAGACGGCCGCGGCGCTGCGGCAGGCGGAGCTGGCCCTGGTGGTGCGCGAGTTCGATTTGGAGCAGGCGCGCGTCGAGGCGTTCCTGGCGGAGGCGGCATGCGACTGGTGA